A portion of the Leptospira broomii serovar Hurstbridge str. 5399 genome contains these proteins:
- a CDS encoding polysaccharide deacetylase family protein, translating to MLSEEESSVLSKTIKEIQDTGIQSEVLERKFRTIRLASSGLFFLILIVTTVFALARRLDSLQTTVEKQNKVISVLSEDITSLRLDEQQREEEVLRFKSSLLDDVPEGDLHEEVEKNLQILNQSLPTKGIGKNITRGNVKFKEIALTFDLGTGEDLQILYEFMSRFPIKVTLFVSNENPAKKGGSLFSKTNIHYLKKLVALKGRVVFGNHTWSHYNLPRSLREPSLRKRALLSYVNDEIPDLNDLLEEMRTVEEKFRILTGAELTKYYRLPYGAVDPILLDTYANYGYENHIFWSNNSVGSLDVPDFVYKKYVARKDSNGKTKLIQNPHYKTKQEMLDFLYRWEQSDKNGMNGAIILMHLGSPRQTEKLIYILPDFIQAMLDKGYKFVTVPEILNDRQD from the coding sequence ATGCTTAGCGAAGAAGAATCGTCTGTTCTTTCAAAAACGATTAAGGAAATCCAAGACACTGGAATTCAGTCCGAAGTTTTGGAGAGGAAATTTCGTACGATAAGATTAGCGTCTTCCGGACTTTTCTTTTTAATTTTGATCGTTACGACAGTTTTTGCTTTGGCGCGCAGACTCGACTCGCTCCAAACTACCGTCGAAAAACAGAATAAAGTCATCTCGGTTCTTTCCGAAGACATTACGAGTCTTCGCCTAGACGAACAACAGAGAGAAGAGGAGGTTTTACGATTTAAATCCTCGTTACTTGACGACGTTCCCGAAGGGGATTTACACGAAGAAGTGGAAAAAAATCTCCAAATTCTAAATCAATCCCTACCGACGAAAGGAATCGGAAAGAATATCACTCGAGGGAACGTAAAATTCAAAGAAATTGCTCTTACTTTCGATCTAGGCACGGGAGAAGATTTACAAATTCTCTATGAGTTTATGAGTCGTTTTCCGATTAAAGTTACATTATTCGTCTCGAACGAAAATCCCGCAAAGAAAGGCGGTTCTCTTTTTTCCAAAACGAACATTCATTACTTAAAAAAACTCGTCGCCTTAAAGGGAAGGGTAGTGTTTGGAAACCATACATGGAGCCACTATAATCTCCCGCGTAGTTTAAGGGAACCTTCGCTGCGAAAACGAGCCTTGCTCAGCTACGTGAACGATGAAATTCCCGATCTCAACGATTTACTCGAAGAAATGAGAACAGTCGAAGAAAAGTTTCGGATTCTAACCGGAGCCGAGTTGACGAAATACTATCGTCTACCGTACGGAGCAGTCGATCCAATTCTGCTGGATACGTATGCGAACTACGGATATGAAAATCACATTTTCTGGAGCAATAATTCCGTAGGGTCGCTGGATGTTCCCGATTTCGTTTATAAGAAATACGTCGCGAGAAAGGATTCCAACGGAAAAACAAAACTAATTCAAAATCCGCATTATAAAACCAAACAAGAGATGCTGGATTTTCTTTATCGCTGGGAGCAATCCGACAAGAACGGAATGAACGGTGCAATCATACTGATGCATTTAGGATCGCCTAGACAGACAGAGAAATTAATCTATATTTTGCCCGATTTTATCCAAGCGATGCTGGATAAAGGCTATAAATTCGTCACAGTTCCGGAAATATTAAACGATCGGCAAGATTAA